From a single Alloactinosynnema sp. L-07 genomic region:
- a CDS encoding DUF3558 family protein encodes MRRSRMWSVGAVACLVTVLAGCGADLTKQTFPRSTVPATADLGGGPADPTTATSGGGVTGDEAFATKNLRRLDPCGLLNEDALAEFGTPANSRLRDYDKCSNYMKDKNGKELNFSLTVGESLSGTSADGTFKIGGLPATESELEDKTACFINVITENSPKRAITLQMGGPGGLCEPGRKMMESIVKQVRAGAEPLKLAKGTLVDLDPCEVLDDSVVTSTIGESAEKQLTTLHTCDWNLSGASFDVTFDISSNPDDLADAAETTPVDLGNGVKAQKKAEKSSGDRCRLEWAHAPFPPDREVAEVVSVEFSRYSTQAGEDTCAKVEAVAKALIPKLPKG; translated from the coding sequence GTGAGGCGATCTCGGATGTGGTCAGTCGGCGCCGTCGCGTGCCTGGTGACGGTGCTGGCGGGCTGCGGTGCGGACCTGACCAAGCAGACTTTCCCGCGCTCGACGGTGCCCGCCACGGCCGACCTGGGCGGTGGGCCCGCCGACCCGACGACCGCGACCAGCGGTGGGGGCGTGACCGGCGACGAGGCGTTCGCCACCAAGAACCTGCGCCGACTCGACCCGTGTGGCCTGCTGAATGAAGACGCGCTGGCCGAGTTCGGCACGCCCGCCAACAGCAGGCTGCGCGACTACGACAAGTGCTCGAACTACATGAAGGACAAGAACGGCAAAGAGCTGAACTTCTCGCTCACCGTCGGCGAGTCCCTGAGCGGCACCAGCGCCGATGGCACGTTCAAGATCGGCGGTCTGCCCGCCACCGAGTCCGAGCTCGAGGACAAGACGGCGTGCTTCATCAACGTCATCACCGAGAACTCGCCGAAGCGGGCGATCACCCTGCAGATGGGCGGGCCGGGTGGGCTGTGTGAACCGGGCCGCAAGATGATGGAGTCGATCGTCAAGCAGGTGCGTGCGGGTGCGGAGCCGCTCAAGCTGGCCAAGGGCACGCTTGTCGACCTCGACCCGTGCGAGGTCTTGGACGACTCGGTTGTCACCTCGACCATCGGGGAGAGCGCCGAGAAGCAGCTCACCACGCTGCACACGTGCGACTGGAACCTCAGCGGCGCCTCGTTCGACGTCACCTTCGACATCTCCTCCAACCCCGACGACTTGGCCGACGCCGCCGAGACCACGCCGGTCGACCTCGGTAATGGGGTGAAGGCGCAGAAGAAGGCCGAGAAGTCCTCCGGTGACCGGTGCAGGCTCGAATGGGCGCACGCGCCGTTCCCGCCGGACCGCGAGGTCGCCGAGGTCGTCAGCGTCGAGTTCAGCCGCTACAGCACGCAGGCTGGCGAGGACACTTGCGCCAAGGTCGAGGCCGTGGCCAAGGCGCTGATTCCGAAGCTGCCGAAGGGCTAG
- the dhaK gene encoding dihydroxyacetone kinase subunit DhaK, producing MKKILNDPATIVVDALRGMALAHPDLLKVTEDPAVVARADAPVAGKVAVVSGGGSGHEPMHGGFVGKGMLDAACPGAVFTSPTPDQVQAAVAQVDGGAGVLLVVKNYTGDVLNFETAAELAEADGVDVRTVVIDDDVAVQDSTWTAGRRGVGGTVLLEKIVGAAAESGADLDTCERLARAVVANARSMGMALSAPTVPHVGTPSFDLADDEMEVGIGIHGEPGRRRVALEGADGIVAGLLEPVLADLPFAEGDRVLLFTNSMGGTPLLELYLAHGIAERLLADRGIVVERRLVGPYITSLEMQGISVTLLRLDDELTRLWDAPVHTAALRWGV from the coding sequence ATGAAGAAGATCCTCAACGATCCAGCGACTATCGTGGTCGACGCCCTACGTGGCATGGCACTGGCCCATCCCGACCTGCTGAAAGTCACCGAGGACCCGGCCGTGGTGGCCAGGGCCGACGCGCCGGTGGCGGGCAAGGTCGCGGTGGTGTCAGGCGGCGGCTCGGGGCATGAGCCCATGCACGGCGGCTTCGTCGGCAAGGGCATGCTCGACGCCGCCTGCCCAGGAGCGGTGTTCACCTCGCCAACCCCCGACCAGGTGCAGGCCGCGGTCGCCCAGGTCGACGGCGGTGCTGGGGTGCTGCTCGTGGTCAAGAACTACACCGGCGACGTGCTCAACTTCGAGACCGCTGCCGAACTCGCCGAGGCCGACGGCGTCGACGTGCGGACCGTGGTCATCGACGACGACGTCGCCGTGCAGGACTCCACCTGGACGGCCGGGCGGCGCGGGGTCGGCGGCACGGTGCTGCTGGAGAAGATCGTCGGCGCCGCCGCCGAATCGGGCGCCGACCTGGACACCTGTGAGCGGCTGGCGCGCGCGGTCGTGGCGAACGCCCGCTCGATGGGCATGGCGCTGAGCGCGCCGACGGTCCCGCACGTCGGCACGCCGAGCTTCGACCTCGCCGACGACGAGATGGAGGTCGGCATCGGCATCCACGGCGAGCCGGGCAGGCGGCGGGTCGCGCTGGAGGGCGCCGACGGGATCGTCGCGGGCCTGTTGGAGCCGGTCCTGGCCGACTTGCCATTCGCTGAGGGTGACCGGGTGCTGCTGTTCACCAACTCGATGGGCGGAACGCCGCTGCTGGAGCTGTATCTGGCGCACGGGATCGCCGAGCGGCTGCTCGCCGACCGCGGAATCGTGGTCGAGCGCAGGTTGGTCGGGCCGTACATCACCAGCCTGGAGATGCAGGGGATCAGCGTGACGCTGCTGCGCCTCGACGACGAGCTGACCCGCCTGTGGGACGCGCCGGTCCACACCGCCGCGCTGCGCTGGGGAGTCTGA